In one Novosphingobium humi genomic region, the following are encoded:
- the leuC gene encoding 3-isopropylmalate dehydratase large subunit, whose translation MTACTLYEKLWNAHAVAELPGGETLLYIDRQILHEVSSPQAFVAMREAGRRLRRPQTHIAVADHAVPTRSPRADGIRHGTIEDPQAASQIAELESNVADFAVPYADLDGAEQGIVHVIGPESGFTLPGTTIVCGDSHTTTHGAFGALAFGIGASEQGTVMAAQCLRQKRAKTMRIELSGTRHPLVFAKDIALAIIARIGADGAAGHAVEFTGPVVRAMSMAERMTLCNMMIEAGSRVGLVAPDDVTFAFLKGRRLAPKGALWDQAVAAWRDLASDPDAVYDRVIEVDVASLVPQVSWGTTPDQTLPVDAALPDPAQLAEGPARRQAEKALAYMGLTPGQSITDIAITHAFIGSCTNGRIEDIRAAAAVAKGRKVAPGIKAIVVPGSAATRAAAQAEGLDRILIEAGFEWRLAGCSMCVAMNDDRLKPGERCASTSNRNFEGRQGPGGRTHLMSPAMAAAAAIAGHIADIREFAA comes from the coding sequence ATGACCGCCTGCACGCTTTACGAAAAGCTGTGGAACGCCCATGCCGTGGCCGAACTGCCCGGCGGCGAGACGCTGCTCTATATCGACCGCCAGATCCTGCACGAGGTGTCCAGCCCACAGGCCTTTGTCGCCATGCGCGAGGCCGGGCGACGGTTGCGCCGCCCGCAAACGCATATTGCCGTGGCCGACCATGCCGTCCCCACGCGCAGCCCTCGCGCCGACGGTATCCGCCATGGCACGATCGAGGATCCGCAGGCCGCCTCGCAAATCGCCGAACTCGAAAGCAATGTGGCCGATTTTGCCGTGCCCTATGCGGATCTCGACGGGGCGGAACAGGGCATCGTCCATGTGATCGGCCCGGAAAGCGGCTTTACCCTGCCCGGCACCACCATCGTTTGCGGCGACAGCCACACGACCACGCATGGCGCCTTTGGCGCGCTGGCCTTTGGCATTGGCGCATCCGAACAGGGCACGGTGATGGCCGCGCAATGCCTGCGCCAGAAGCGGGCGAAAACCATGCGGATCGAGCTGAGCGGAACGCGCCATCCGCTGGTCTTTGCCAAGGACATTGCCCTTGCCATCATCGCACGGATCGGCGCGGACGGCGCGGCGGGCCATGCGGTCGAATTCACCGGACCCGTGGTGCGCGCCATGAGCATGGCCGAGCGCATGACCTTGTGCAACATGATGATCGAGGCGGGCAGCCGGGTGGGTCTGGTCGCGCCCGATGATGTCACCTTCGCCTTCCTCAAAGGCCGCCGTCTGGCCCCCAAGGGCGCGCTGTGGGATCAGGCCGTGGCCGCATGGCGCGATCTGGCCAGCGATCCCGATGCCGTCTATGACCGCGTGATCGAGGTCGATGTGGCCTCGCTGGTGCCGCAGGTCAGCTGGGGCACAACCCCCGACCAGACGCTGCCGGTTGACGCTGCCCTGCCCGATCCCGCGCAATTGGCCGAAGGGCCCGCGCGGCGTCAGGCGGAAAAGGCGCTGGCCTATATGGGCCTGACGCCGGGCCAGAGCATCACCGATATTGCCATCACCCATGCCTTCATCGGGTCATGCACCAATGGGCGGATCGAGGATATCCGCGCCGCCGCCGCCGTGGCCAAGGGCCGCAAGGTGGCGCCGGGCATCAAGGCCATCGTCGTGCCGGGCAGCGCCGCCACACGCGCCGCCGCGCAGGCCGAGGGGCTGGACCGCATCCTGATCGAGGCGGGCTTTGAATGGCGCCTTGCGGGCTGCTCGATGTGCGTGGCGATGAATGATGACCGCCTGAAACCGGGCGAGCGCTGCGCCAGCACCAGCAACCGCAATTTCGAGGGCCGTCAGGGTCCGGGCGGGCGC